Proteins encoded together in one Porites lutea chromosome 2, jaPorLute2.1, whole genome shotgun sequence window:
- the LOC140928161 gene encoding diphosphomevalonate decarboxylase-like isoform X2: protein MRKQEIAEMPRIQKCLLKIRELCKSDHLNSRWSELKDCRVHICSENNFPTAAGLASSAAGYSCLVFALSKLFRVSGELSGIARQGSGSACRSMYGGFVAWEKGEKKDGSDSIAKQIASEEHWPGLRVLILVVNDNKKGTSSTEGMRRSVESSDLLKLRAESCVPQRMGVIKKAILERDFRTFAETTMKESNQLHAVCQDTYPPISPPYMNHTSHKVVQMVTGYNNLYGEPKVAYTFDAGPNACLFLMEKEVPEVLAMIQHFFPPDTYRGFIRGIEIHATTSLPKGLLESVNVEPTQGAIKYIISTKVGSGPCELAQEYSLLNDNGLPKS from the exons ATGAG GAAGCAAGAAATTGCTGAGATGCCCAGAATTCAAAAGTGCCTGTTAAAAA ttCGAGAACTGTGTAAGAGTGATCATCTTAACAGCAGGTGGTCAGAACTCAAGGACTGTCGTGTTCATATCTGTTCTGAGAACAACTTTCCGACAGCAGCAGGACTGGCATCCTCAGCTGCTGGCTATTCTTGCCTAG TGTTTGCTCTTTCAAAGTTATTTCGAGTCAGTGGTGAACTTTCGGGCATTGCAAG aCAGGGCTCAGGAAGTGCTTGCCGCAGCATGTATGGAGGCTTTGTAGCGTGGGAGAAAGGAGAAAAGAAGGATGGTTCTGACAGCATTGCTAAACAG ATTGCTTCAGAGGAGCACTGGCCAGGATTGAGAGTACTTATACTGGTA gtaAACGACAACAAAAAAGGCACAAGTAGTACAGAGGGAATGAGAAGAAGTGTAGAAAGCAGTGATTTGCTTAAG ttaagagCTGAATCTTGTGTCCCCCAGAGAATGGGGGTTATAAAAAAGGCCATATTAGAAAGAGATTTCAGGACGTTTGCAGAAACTACAATGAAG GAAAGTAATCAGCTTCATGCAGTGTGTCAGGATACCTACCCTCCTATATCACCACCTTACATGAACCACACCTCGCATAAAGTCGTTCAAATGGTGACTGGATATAACAATTTGTACGGCGAGCCAAAG GTAGCTTATACCTTTGATGCCGGACCAAACGCATGTCTGTTTCTGATGGAAAAAGAAGTTCCTGAAGTCCTGGCCATGATACAGCATTTTTTCCCTCCAGATACATATCGCGG GTTCATCAGAGGGATTGAAATTCATGCTACGACAAGTTTACCTAAG GGTCTCCTAGAGTCAGTGAATGTTGAACCAACCCAGGGAGCTATCAAATACATCATATCAACAAAG GTAGGAAGTGGGCCGTGTGAGCTGGCACAAGAGTACAGTCTTCTAAACGATAACGGGCTTCCTAAATCCTGA
- the LOC140928014 gene encoding uncharacterized protein produces MKIICAGLAKTGTTSLASALRILGYKVYEYPEHVAFNGEEWLDIYMKGKSPDFVSMYKDVDAVTDRPPAFWFQEISEAFPDAKVILTVRDSEEVWLKSYMKLNYVLRTLNGSGLLTKLFIKRWSHYTYYALADVMDNAAMGSLQTESTILCKKKYREHNERVKAVIPEERLLVFNVKQGWKPLCKFLGCEIPDEDFPWLNAGQSGSLQGLAQRKQELALTVVKVLSFLVVLFCLTYYVNCYSNH; encoded by the coding sequence ATGAAAATCATATGTGCAGGACTAGCAAAAACTGGAACAACGTCCTTGGCGAGCGCTCTAAGGATCCTTGGCTATAAAGTCTACGAATATCCAGAACACGTAGCGTTCAACGGCGAAGAATGGCTTGATATTTACATGAAAGGCAAAAGCCCTGACTTTGTTTCTATGTATAAAGATGTCGATGCGGTAACCGATCGTCCACCAGCCTTCTGGTTTCAAGAAATCTCAGAGGCTTTTCCAGACGCTAAGGTAATTCTAACTGTACGAGACAGCGAAGAAGTCTGGCTGAAAAGCTACATGAAATTAAACTATGTGTTGAGAACTTTAAACGGGAGTGGATTATTGACCAAGCTGTTTATCAAGAGATGGTCTCACTACACATATTACGCACTAGCCGATGTTATGGATAATGCAGCCATGGGTAGCTTACAAACGGAGTCAACTATTTTGTGCAAGAAAAAATATCGCGAGCACAATGAACGAGTGAAGGCCGTCATTCCTGAGGAGCGGCTTTTAGTGTTTAACGTGAAACAAGGCTGGAAACCTTTGTGCAAGTTTCTCGGTTGTGAAATTCCAGATGAAGACTTTCCCTGGTTGAATGCAGGACAAAGTGGCAGCTTGCAAGGATTGGCTCAACGGAAACAAGAACTTGCCCTCACAGTGGTCAAAGTTCTGTCTTTTCTAGTAGTCCTGTTTTGCTTGACTTACTATGTAAATTGTTATTCTAATCACTGA
- the LOC140928161 gene encoding diphosphomevalonate decarboxylase-like isoform X1 has protein sequence MAEELGLQSKGNYVHMVTCQSPVNIAVIKYWGKRDEELILPLNSSLSATLNNDELHSITTVAASHKFSEDCLWLNGRKQEIAEMPRIQKCLLKIRELCKSDHLNSRWSELKDCRVHICSENNFPTAAGLASSAAGYSCLVFALSKLFRVSGELSGIARQGSGSACRSMYGGFVAWEKGEKKDGSDSIAKQIASEEHWPGLRVLILVVNDNKKGTSSTEGMRRSVESSDLLKLRAESCVPQRMGVIKKAILERDFRTFAETTMKESNQLHAVCQDTYPPISPPYMNHTSHKVVQMVTGYNNLYGEPKVAYTFDAGPNACLFLMEKEVPEVLAMIQHFFPPDTYRGFIRGIEIHATTSLPKGLLESVNVEPTQGAIKYIISTKVGSGPCELAQEYSLLNDNGLPKS, from the exons ATGGCGGAGGAGTTGGGTTTACAAAGCAAGGGTAATTACGTTCATATGGTTACTTGCCAGAGCCCAGTAAATATTGCCGtcataaaatatt GGGGGAAAAGAGACGAGGAACTCATATTACCACTGAATTCTTCCCTTAGTGCCACTCTCAATAACGATGAG CTGCACTCCATTACCACTGTCGCAGCCAGCCACAAATTTTCAGAAGACTGTTTATGGCTTAATGGAAG GAAGCAAGAAATTGCTGAGATGCCCAGAATTCAAAAGTGCCTGTTAAAAA ttCGAGAACTGTGTAAGAGTGATCATCTTAACAGCAGGTGGTCAGAACTCAAGGACTGTCGTGTTCATATCTGTTCTGAGAACAACTTTCCGACAGCAGCAGGACTGGCATCCTCAGCTGCTGGCTATTCTTGCCTAG TGTTTGCTCTTTCAAAGTTATTTCGAGTCAGTGGTGAACTTTCGGGCATTGCAAG aCAGGGCTCAGGAAGTGCTTGCCGCAGCATGTATGGAGGCTTTGTAGCGTGGGAGAAAGGAGAAAAGAAGGATGGTTCTGACAGCATTGCTAAACAG ATTGCTTCAGAGGAGCACTGGCCAGGATTGAGAGTACTTATACTGGTA gtaAACGACAACAAAAAAGGCACAAGTAGTACAGAGGGAATGAGAAGAAGTGTAGAAAGCAGTGATTTGCTTAAG ttaagagCTGAATCTTGTGTCCCCCAGAGAATGGGGGTTATAAAAAAGGCCATATTAGAAAGAGATTTCAGGACGTTTGCAGAAACTACAATGAAG GAAAGTAATCAGCTTCATGCAGTGTGTCAGGATACCTACCCTCCTATATCACCACCTTACATGAACCACACCTCGCATAAAGTCGTTCAAATGGTGACTGGATATAACAATTTGTACGGCGAGCCAAAG GTAGCTTATACCTTTGATGCCGGACCAAACGCATGTCTGTTTCTGATGGAAAAAGAAGTTCCTGAAGTCCTGGCCATGATACAGCATTTTTTCCCTCCAGATACATATCGCGG GTTCATCAGAGGGATTGAAATTCATGCTACGACAAGTTTACCTAAG GGTCTCCTAGAGTCAGTGAATGTTGAACCAACCCAGGGAGCTATCAAATACATCATATCAACAAAG GTAGGAAGTGGGCCGTGTGAGCTGGCACAAGAGTACAGTCTTCTAAACGATAACGGGCTTCCTAAATCCTGA